TTTATTTGTTTTAGGAAGTAACAAAAGACGATAACGACCTTTATAAAAAAGAGACAGGCCGAAATCGACTTGTCTCTCTGTTTTGACGATTATCAACAATCTTATTTTATTTCAGAGTTTTGGTCTTTGCCGGCTTTCCAAACTCGATATTTAATCTCATAACCTTTCGGAGCATATACCACTATAGGTAGTTTGCTATTGTATCTAACAATCAGAGATTGACTTGATACAAATCTGTTTTCGTTCGGCTTATTACATGCCATCATTGTAGAGGCTGTTTTTCCATCCGATGTGAATTCGTAATAAGTATATCCCCATCCCTGTAAATCTTTCTCTTCCAATTTACCCATCAGGGTATGCACATTGCAATCCACGCTCATTACTTTTCCGGGAACTATTTCTATCTTGAATTTAGATTCATCCGACTTTTTGCTTAGATAAATCACATGTCTCACCATTCCTTCTTTTGCTGCCGGATAGGGTTCTAGTATTTTGGCTCTTTCTTGTTTGCTTTGTGCATTTGCTACCGAAGCAAAAGATAAGCACAGACTCATC
The Dysgonomonas mossii genome window above contains:
- the eco gene encoding serine protease inhibitor ecotin, yielding MMKRTTLAALTLLMMSLCLSFASVANAQSKQERAKILEPYPAAKEGMVRHVIYLSKKSDESKFKIEIVPGKVMSVDCNVHTLMGKLEEKDLQGWGYTYYEFTSDGKTASTMMACNKPNENRFVSSQSLIVRYNSKLPIVVYAPKGYEIKYRVWKAGKDQNSEIK